ACAATGCTCCTGACACTTGTAGCAGGTGGTGCAGCTCCAGACCATGCGCACGCCCAAGGCCTGATCCTTGAGTCCCATGCGCAGGAGATTCATGATCTGCTGCGGCGTGAAATCGAGATCGCGCGTCGGGTCGCTGCTCACGGCCACGACCGGACACACGCTAGTGCAGGTGGTGCACTGCACGCATGCCCAGTAGGATTCCGCCCTGTCGGCCAGCCCGTCCCCGCCTGTACGCTCGGCCTCGAATTCGCCCATTTCCATGAACGCCGTGGCCCACCCCTTGGGATGCCCCATGCGAATTTCCGCATTCGGCCCGGCAGTGCGCCCCTGAGCCAAATGCTCCCGTGAAGCCATCCACAAGGACTGAAGATCCATGCCGGACGGACAGATATCCGTACAGCGCAGACATTCCGTGCAAATGCGGCTACCTTCGGCGAACAGTTCCAATGCGCGTCCATCCAGTCCGTCCACAGCATGCCTATTCAGCGAACGCAGTTTTTCCGAGGGCAGGATATCCGCATTGCCCAACACGGCAAACACGGGCGCAACGCTGCAATGCAGGCTGCATTCCCCGCACCGGGAACAGGCATCAAGCCCCACTCCCGAGCCAATCCCCGAGGATTCCGCCCTTTCGGCCACATGTTTCCCCTGCCGAACCAGCAGATTCGCCGAAACCGCCACGGGATGAAAGAATTTGCCGAACGGCAGCAGTGCCAACCCCAGAAAGCACAGGCCGAGATGCACATGCCGGAACACCAGATCGGCCCGGCTCGTGTTCATGGCCCGGGCGGTAAAGAACAGTCCCGAAGCAAGACTGCGGGAAACAAAGGCCGATGCAGTATCGGAATGACAGGAGGCACAATTGTCCGCGTCGACCGCCTTTCCCAGATTCAGGAATTCCGGGGAATCCTGGGGGGTCACGG
Above is a window of Pseudodesulfovibrio tunisiensis DNA encoding:
- a CDS encoding 4Fe-4S dicluster domain-containing protein — encoded protein: MEASKIMSEAVYDRMIAEYSFLDDAREMEALRAFWAREYGVVFSVTPQDSPEFLNLGKAVDADNCASCHSDTASAFVSRSLASGLFFTARAMNTSRADLVFRHVHLGLCFLGLALLPFGKFFHPVAVSANLLVRQGKHVAERAESSGIGSGVGLDACSRCGECSLHCSVAPVFAVLGNADILPSEKLRSLNRHAVDGLDGRALELFAEGSRICTECLRCTDICPSGMDLQSLWMASREHLAQGRTAGPNAEIRMGHPKGWATAFMEMGEFEAERTGGDGLADRAESYWACVQCTTCTSVCPVVAVSSDPTRDLDFTPQQIMNLLRMGLKDQALGVRMVWSCTTCYKCQEHCPQNIPVADVLYELRNVAAARLREQREKREGR